In one window of Canis lupus baileyi chromosome 10, mCanLup2.hap1, whole genome shotgun sequence DNA:
- the GNG10 gene encoding guanine nucleotide-binding protein G(I)/G(S)/G(O) subunit gamma-10: MSSGASVNALQRLVEQLKLEAGVERIKVSQAAAELQQYCMQNACKDALLVGVPAGSNPFREPRSCALF, encoded by the exons ATGTCTTCCGGCGCCAGCGTGAACGCCCTGCAGCGCCTGGTGGAGCAGCTCAAGCTGGAGGCCGGCGTGGAGAGGATCAAG GTCTCGCAGGCAGCTGCAGAGCTTCAACAGTACTGCATGCAGAATGCCTGCAAGGATGCCCTGCTGGTAGGTGTTCCAGCTGGAAGCAACCCCTTCCGGGAGCCCAGATCCTGTGCTTTATTCTAA